Sequence from the Bacillus sp. es.036 genome:
TTTTAATGAGGAGCTTGCCATTTCGATAGCGCTCATCACTTACACGCGGCTGGTTAGCCGTATCACAAACAATGACAAGGGCATCTTCATAAGTCTCATTTGATACCTTGTCCATTCGATTTAGAAATGTGAGTGAAGGTTCTTCTTCACCGACAGTATAGACCTTCTTCTTAGGAAAAGAAGTTCGAATAAGCTCAGCAAGACCGCCTTGTGATCCTAATGCATCAGGATCTGGACGCACGTGGCGATGAATAATAATCGTTTCATATTGTTCGATAGCATCTAATATTTTTTCTTTCATGAAGCTTCTCCTTTCGACTGCGTTCCTAATTGTTATTGTTCTGACATAGATTTTCCCTATCATCTTCTATACAATAGAAAAGAACCTTGAATATGGAGGAAAGCAGCCATGCCTATCTTTGTTATTTTTATTGTTTTTTCAATTGTTTTCTATTTGTTCTACAAAGTGAAAGCTGTACGTCATAGCGGTGTAGCAACGACACAGTGGCTTCATTCAAAAGCAAGTATTGCATTAGGACTTTTCCTTATCTTTTTTGCGATTAATTCACTCACTGTTTCTTTATCAACTGTAACGTTTATCGTCGCTGCTGTCTTCATTTTACTCGGCCTTGCAAACGTTGTAGTCGGCTACAAAAAATACCGTCACTACCTTCCTTTTGCCATTGAAGAGGCAAATATGATGAAGCAAAATTAAGCACGATATGAATAATGAAACCGCCACAGTAATTGGCGGTTTTTTTATCGATCGATGAGCTGCGCCATCATGAGCGCCTTGCCTACAACTGACCCTTCATGATAAATTTCAACATCGACCTTCCCAAATTTACGTGAGACTTCGAGTACTTTAGGAACAATTTCAATTGTATGATCGATTTGAACGGGTTTTATAAAATAAAGCGTAATATTTTCAACAACCAAATCACCTTTTTTGTATTTCTTTAATACCCGGCTACCAGCTTCGGTTACAAGGGTAGTCACAACCCCATATGATAAAGTTCCAAGTAGGCTTGT
This genomic interval carries:
- a CDS encoding YtpI family protein — translated: MPIFVIFIVFSIVFYLFYKVKAVRHSGVATTQWLHSKASIALGLFLIFFAINSLTVSLSTVTFIVAAVFILLGLANVVVGYKKYRHYLPFAIEEANMMKQN